In Paenibacillus phoenicis, one genomic interval encodes:
- the rimP gene encoding ribosome maturation factor RimP: MSTPKIKATVEQMVTPYLEENGFELVDVEYVKEGSNWFLRVFVDKEGGIDIDDCGRISEYLSEKLDENDPIPSAYFLEVSSPGAERPLKKAEDVSKAVGKDVFVTTYEPVDGLKEFEGRLLSFDGDELVVEVGKKRHAIPYNKVASARLAIIF; encoded by the coding sequence TTGAGCACACCAAAGATCAAAGCGACCGTCGAGCAAATGGTCACGCCTTATTTGGAGGAGAACGGCTTTGAACTGGTTGACGTGGAATACGTCAAGGAGGGCAGCAACTGGTTCCTCCGCGTATTTGTCGACAAAGAAGGTGGCATCGACATCGATGACTGCGGCCGGATCAGCGAATACCTTAGCGAGAAGCTCGACGAGAATGATCCGATTCCGTCGGCTTATTTTCTGGAAGTGTCTTCGCCGGGAGCGGAACGCCCCTTGAAGAAAGCCGAGGATGTCTCCAAGGCGGTCGGCAAAGACGTTTTTGTGACTACATACGAACCGGTAGACGGCCTGAAAGAATTTGAAGGCCGGCTTCTTTCCTTCGATGGGGACGAATTAGTTGTCGAAGTCGGGAAGAAGCGTCACGCCATTCCATATAACAAAGTTGCCAGCGCAAGATTGGCCATTATTTTCTAG
- the rseP gene encoding RIP metalloprotease RseP translates to MELLKIIFLTVLMFFVIVTVHEWGHYFFAKRAGILVREFAIGFGPKLLSFKRGETQFTLRLLPFGGYARMAGEDPELIQISDGQTIALRLENDQVRKIYLDRLDSRKNVIRGEVQHIDLEDDLAVRLDVDGEALTYRVHPQAMLVAKGKETQIAPRDRQYGSKTVGQRALSIFAGPLMNFILAFVLFALHTQMAGIPLDQPSHLQIGEVMKGMPAEEVGLKTGDIIEKINGTPVGTDANKMIDMIQASKNKPMTWTIKRGDETLNVTITPKGAENEDGKIGSTIVTVFPTRSASIGETFQVAGEDMVNTTKAIFLGFKQLINRFNMDDLGGPVRTFEVTGQIAKQGIVQLTYWAAILSLYLGIFNLLPIPALDGSRLIFLGVEALRGKPIDPNREGMVHFIGFAMLFLLMIAVTYNDILRLIHG, encoded by the coding sequence GTTTTTCGTCATCGTTACGGTGCATGAATGGGGACATTACTTCTTTGCGAAGCGTGCTGGCATTTTGGTACGGGAGTTCGCCATCGGGTTTGGCCCCAAGCTGCTGTCTTTTAAACGGGGTGAGACCCAGTTTACCTTGCGTTTGCTTCCTTTCGGCGGTTATGCGCGTATGGCGGGGGAGGATCCGGAGCTGATCCAGATTTCAGACGGACAAACCATCGCCTTGCGTCTGGAGAACGATCAGGTTCGGAAGATTTATCTGGACCGATTGGACAGTCGTAAAAACGTAATCCGCGGCGAAGTGCAGCACATCGACCTTGAGGACGATCTTGCGGTACGATTGGATGTGGACGGCGAAGCGCTCACCTACCGCGTGCATCCGCAAGCCATGCTGGTGGCGAAAGGCAAAGAGACGCAAATTGCGCCGAGAGACCGGCAGTACGGCAGCAAAACCGTAGGGCAGCGGGCTCTATCGATTTTCGCGGGTCCTTTGATGAACTTTATTTTGGCGTTTGTGCTGTTCGCTCTGCATACCCAAATGGCGGGGATTCCGTTGGATCAACCCAGCCACCTGCAAATCGGCGAGGTGATGAAAGGCATGCCGGCTGAGGAAGTAGGGCTCAAAACGGGCGATATCATCGAAAAGATCAACGGAACTCCGGTAGGAACCGATGCGAATAAAATGATCGACATGATCCAGGCTTCGAAAAACAAGCCGATGACGTGGACGATCAAACGCGGGGACGAAACTTTGAATGTCACCATTACCCCGAAAGGGGCGGAGAATGAGGACGGCAAAATCGGAAGCACGATCGTCACCGTTTTCCCGACGCGCAGCGCGTCCATTGGAGAGACGTTCCAAGTCGCCGGGGAGGACATGGTCAACACGACGAAGGCGATCTTTCTCGGGTTCAAACAGTTGATCAATCGCTTTAACATGGATGATCTGGGCGGACCGGTGCGCACATTTGAAGTGACCGGCCAAATCGCGAAGCAAGGGATTGTTCAGTTAACCTATTGGGCGGCGATTTTAAGCCTCTATTTGGGGATCTTTAACCTGCTGCCGATCCCGGCGCTCGACGGAAGTCGTCTGATCTTCCTAGGGGTCGAAGCCTTGCGCGGCAAACCGATTGATCCCAACCGCGAAGGTATGGTACATTTCATCGGATTTGCGATGTTATTCCTGCTGATGATTGCGGTCACGTATAACGACATTTTGCGCTTGATTCACGGCTGA
- the nusA gene encoding transcription termination factor NusA yields MSMDFIEALNELEREKGISKDILFEAIEAALISSYKRNFNTAQNVRVDMNRHTGEIKVYARKLVVEEVLDPRTEISLQAAREINPNYHLDDITEIEVTPRDFGRIAAQTAKQVVTQRIREAERGLIYNAFVEKEEDIVTGIVQRQDLRNIYVDLGKVEAHLPLNELMPNEKFKHGDRIKAYITKVENTTKGPQILLSRTHPGLLKRLFELEVPEIFDGVVEIRSVAREAGFRSKIAVYSRNSEVDPVGSCVGPKGTRVQTIVNELRGEKIDIVRYSENVEEYVANALSPSKVLEVQVFEAEKMARVIVPDYQLSLAIGIKGQNARLAAKLTGWKIDIKSETQAEEEFGREKTDQGEMPQDSISVD; encoded by the coding sequence ATGAGCATGGATTTTATCGAAGCCTTGAACGAATTGGAAAGGGAAAAAGGAATCAGCAAGGACATCTTGTTCGAAGCGATCGAAGCCGCGCTGATCTCCAGCTACAAACGTAACTTTAATACGGCGCAAAACGTGCGTGTGGATATGAACCGCCATACCGGCGAAATCAAAGTTTATGCGCGCAAGCTTGTCGTAGAAGAAGTCCTTGATCCGCGGACGGAAATTTCACTGCAGGCAGCCCGTGAGATTAATCCAAACTATCATCTGGACGACATTACTGAAATTGAGGTGACTCCTCGGGACTTCGGCCGGATCGCGGCACAAACGGCGAAGCAAGTCGTGACGCAGCGCATTCGCGAGGCCGAGCGCGGACTGATCTATAATGCGTTCGTGGAGAAGGAAGAGGACATCGTAACCGGGATCGTACAACGTCAGGACTTACGTAACATCTACGTTGATCTTGGCAAGGTGGAAGCCCATTTGCCGCTGAACGAATTGATGCCAAACGAGAAGTTCAAGCACGGCGACCGGATTAAGGCGTATATTACGAAAGTGGAAAATACGACGAAGGGACCGCAAATTTTGTTGTCCCGTACGCATCCGGGCTTGCTGAAGCGCTTGTTCGAGCTGGAGGTTCCGGAAATTTTCGACGGAGTCGTGGAGATTCGTTCCGTAGCCCGCGAAGCCGGCTTCCGCTCCAAAATCGCCGTATACTCCCGCAACAGCGAAGTGGATCCTGTTGGCTCCTGCGTTGGCCCGAAGGGCACGCGTGTGCAAACGATTGTTAACGAGCTGCGCGGAGAGAAAATTGACATCGTTCGTTATTCGGAAAATGTTGAGGAATATGTAGCCAATGCGCTGAGCCCGTCCAAAGTGCTCGAGGTGCAGGTGTTTGAAGCGGAGAAGATGGCCCGCGTCATCGTGCCGGATTACCAGTTGTCCCTGGCGATTGGCATTAAAGGACAGAACGCGCGTCTCGCCGCCAAATTGACCGGTTGGAAAATCGACATCAAGAGCGAAACCCAAGCGGAAGAGGAATTCGGCAGAGAAAAAACCGATCAAGGCGAAATGCCTCAGGATTCCATCTCCGTGGATTAA
- a CDS encoding PolC-type DNA polymerase III: MTETQDKRNRLELLMKQADVPASLIDPYFLDGHIEKVEVSRSNREWRITIQKDTLVPAQAYRTFCLRVRERMEHIATISFEFHYGGGLTAKDIVEEYWPLFLEWVKRQIPSVNGWMARAGLDIDGDMVTVTFGDAMALELARKKQIDKAITVYYETYFALPLRIKLQTGESNVEAFEEFQQRIVEEEREVIQQMMESMTVEAPPEEEDGEVIKLQLGNDIKEPPVPIQQIQDEEKKITIQGTIFGLDRKELRNGNTLFTFFLTDFSDSLQLKLFAKNKEDLKIMGQLANGKWIKARGKVEMDRFMPVPELVMIPSDLCEVPAPPGRMDNASEKRVEFHLHTTMSTMDAVTPIGDYVKMAAKWGHKAIAVTDHGGVQSFPDAAKAAKKHGIKMIYGVEANVVNDDVAVVLNPRGDELKTATYVVFDIETTGLSVTQNKIIEIAAVKMREGKEIDRYATFVNPHERIPYHIQQLTNINDDMVKDAPDVEPVLKRFVEFAEDAILVAHNARFDYDFVNAKLKELGLPIMENPVLDTLELARMLFPTMKNHRLNTLAAKYKVSLENHHRAIDDTVALGEILNGLLDDAVKIEGYKTLDRLNDKVGKDLSNARPFHCGIYALNPVGKKNLFKLISLSHTEYFKRVPCIPKSKLVELREGLLILSGCEKGEFFETVLNKSVEEAEAVAEFYDVLEIQPLTMYMHLVEKGLVGSTEELQTAIRKIVEIGMKLDKPVVATGNVHYLDPKDKLFRDITIHGITGFSPLKEVRKPDAHFRTTEEMLEEFAFLGQEKAWEVVVTNTSALADRFEEIELFPDKLFTPIIEGADEEIRQKCYDTAKSIYGEELPEVIVKRLEKELEPIIKYGFSANYLISERLVKKSNQDGYLVGSRGSVGSSVVALFLGISEVNPLPAHYICQNPECKYSEWFLDGSVPSGFDLPDKSCPKCGGKLKGEGQDIPFETFLGFKGDKVPDIDLNFSGEYQPVAHNYTKVLFGEKNVFRAGTIGTVAEKTAFGFAKKYEEEHNKHWRGAELNRLAAGCTGVKRSTGQHPGGIVVVPDYIDVEDITPVQYPADDTESEWKTTHFDYHAFDANLLKLDILGHDDPTMMRMLQDLTGVDPTTIPMNDPKVMSMFNSTDALGVTPEQIRTPVATYGIPEMGTKFVRQMLVESQPSSFADLLQISGLSHGTGVWLGNAQELIKNGTCNIKTVIGCRDDIMLYLIYKAGMDAGLAFKITESVRKGKGLTPEWIEEMKKCKVPQWYIDSCLKIQYMFPKAHAAAYVISAVRTAYFKLYYPIEYYATYFSVRGEDFDIELCCQGYEAIYRKIEEIEQKGFQALPKEKNMLPILEMALEMTARGFHFKPIDLYRSDATKFIVDGDSLIPPFSALAGIGENAAKNIAAAKEQGEFLSIEDFQQKSKASKTIMELLGSMGCFRGLPESNQLSLF, translated from the coding sequence ATGACCGAGACGCAAGACAAGAGAAACCGGCTGGAGCTGTTAATGAAGCAGGCGGATGTGCCCGCTTCGCTGATCGATCCGTATTTTCTTGACGGGCATATCGAAAAAGTAGAGGTCAGCCGCAGCAATCGGGAATGGAGAATCACCATTCAGAAGGACACGCTGGTGCCAGCTCAAGCCTACCGCACCTTTTGCCTGCGGGTCAGAGAACGGATGGAGCATATCGCCACCATTTCCTTTGAGTTTCATTACGGCGGCGGGTTGACCGCCAAAGACATCGTTGAAGAGTATTGGCCGCTCTTTCTCGAATGGGTGAAACGCCAGATTCCGTCGGTCAACGGCTGGATGGCAAGAGCCGGGCTGGATATCGACGGCGATATGGTCACTGTGACGTTTGGCGACGCCATGGCGCTGGAATTGGCGCGCAAGAAACAGATCGACAAAGCCATCACCGTTTATTACGAGACGTATTTTGCCCTGCCGTTAAGAATCAAGCTACAAACTGGGGAGTCGAACGTCGAAGCGTTTGAAGAGTTCCAGCAGCGGATCGTAGAGGAAGAACGCGAAGTCATTCAACAGATGATGGAGAGCATGACTGTGGAAGCTCCTCCGGAAGAAGAGGATGGCGAAGTGATCAAGCTGCAGCTTGGGAACGACATCAAGGAGCCGCCGGTACCGATTCAGCAAATCCAGGACGAAGAGAAGAAGATTACGATTCAAGGGACGATTTTTGGACTGGACCGCAAGGAGCTGCGAAACGGCAACACGTTGTTTACGTTTTTCCTGACCGATTTCTCCGATTCCCTGCAGCTGAAATTGTTCGCCAAAAATAAAGAAGATCTGAAGATCATGGGGCAACTCGCCAACGGGAAGTGGATTAAGGCGCGAGGCAAAGTGGAGATGGACCGCTTTATGCCGGTACCCGAGCTGGTGATGATTCCATCGGATCTATGTGAGGTGCCTGCACCTCCGGGACGGATGGATAACGCGTCGGAGAAGCGGGTTGAGTTCCATCTGCACACAACCATGAGTACGATGGACGCCGTCACGCCGATTGGCGATTATGTGAAGATGGCGGCAAAGTGGGGACATAAAGCGATCGCCGTTACGGACCACGGCGGCGTGCAAAGCTTCCCGGACGCAGCGAAGGCTGCGAAGAAGCATGGCATCAAGATGATTTACGGCGTAGAAGCCAATGTCGTGAACGATGATGTTGCTGTCGTGCTGAACCCGAGAGGGGACGAGTTGAAGACGGCGACCTACGTTGTTTTTGACATCGAGACCACCGGCTTGTCGGTAACGCAGAACAAAATTATTGAAATTGCGGCCGTGAAGATGCGGGAAGGCAAAGAGATCGACCGGTATGCGACCTTTGTGAATCCGCATGAACGGATCCCGTACCATATTCAACAGTTGACCAATATCAACGATGACATGGTGAAGGATGCGCCTGATGTGGAGCCGGTGCTGAAACGGTTCGTGGAGTTCGCCGAGGATGCGATTTTGGTGGCCCATAACGCCCGGTTTGACTATGACTTTGTTAATGCTAAGCTCAAGGAGCTGGGTCTGCCAATCATGGAAAACCCGGTGCTTGATACACTGGAGCTGGCCCGGATGCTGTTCCCGACGATGAAAAATCACAGACTGAACACTCTGGCTGCCAAGTACAAGGTTTCGCTGGAGAACCACCACCGGGCGATCGATGATACCGTGGCGCTGGGTGAGATCTTAAACGGTCTGCTGGATGATGCGGTCAAGATTGAAGGATACAAGACGCTTGACCGTTTGAACGATAAGGTCGGGAAAGACTTGTCCAATGCCCGTCCGTTCCATTGCGGCATTTATGCACTGAATCCGGTCGGCAAGAAAAACCTGTTTAAGCTCATCTCGTTGTCGCATACGGAATATTTCAAGCGGGTGCCTTGTATTCCCAAATCCAAGCTGGTGGAGCTGCGGGAAGGTCTGCTGATTCTCTCCGGCTGCGAGAAGGGCGAATTCTTCGAGACCGTATTGAACAAATCGGTGGAGGAAGCCGAAGCGGTTGCAGAATTTTACGATGTGCTCGAAATTCAGCCGCTGACGATGTATATGCATCTCGTAGAAAAAGGGCTCGTCGGCAGCACGGAAGAACTGCAAACTGCGATTCGCAAAATCGTAGAGATCGGGATGAAGCTGGACAAGCCGGTTGTTGCCACCGGGAATGTGCACTACTTAGATCCGAAAGACAAGCTGTTCCGTGACATTACGATCCACGGGATCACCGGGTTCAGCCCGTTGAAGGAAGTCCGCAAGCCGGATGCGCATTTCCGGACAACGGAGGAGATGCTGGAGGAATTCGCGTTCCTGGGCCAGGAGAAAGCTTGGGAAGTGGTGGTTACCAATACTTCGGCGTTGGCGGATAGATTCGAGGAAATTGAATTGTTCCCGGACAAGCTGTTTACTCCGATCATTGAAGGAGCCGACGAGGAAATCCGTCAGAAGTGCTACGATACCGCCAAATCGATTTACGGCGAAGAATTGCCTGAAGTAATTGTTAAGCGGTTGGAGAAAGAGCTGGAGCCGATTATCAAATACGGGTTCTCGGCCAACTATCTGATTTCCGAGCGGCTGGTGAAGAAGTCGAACCAAGACGGGTATCTCGTGGGTTCCCGGGGTTCGGTCGGTTCGTCGGTGGTCGCGCTGTTCCTCGGGATTTCCGAGGTGAATCCGCTGCCGGCTCATTATATCTGTCAAAATCCCGAATGCAAATATAGCGAATGGTTCCTGGACGGCAGCGTGCCCAGCGGCTTCGACCTTCCCGACAAAAGCTGCCCGAAATGCGGCGGCAAGCTGAAGGGCGAAGGCCAGGACATTCCGTTCGAGACATTCCTGGGCTTTAAAGGCGACAAGGTCCCCGATATTGACCTTAACTTCTCCGGTGAATATCAACCGGTCGCCCATAACTACACCAAGGTCCTGTTCGGCGAAAAGAACGTATTCCGTGCAGGAACCATCGGTACGGTTGCGGAGAAAACCGCGTTTGGCTTTGCCAAGAAATACGAAGAAGAGCATAACAAGCATTGGCGCGGGGCGGAGCTGAACCGTCTGGCGGCGGGATGTACCGGCGTCAAGCGCAGTACCGGGCAGCATCCCGGCGGGATCGTCGTCGTACCGGATTACATTGATGTGGAAGATATCACTCCCGTACAGTACCCGGCCGATGATACCGAATCCGAATGGAAAACAACCCATTTCGATTACCACGCCTTCGACGCGAACCTGCTCAAGCTGGATATTCTGGGGCACGATGATCCGACGATGATGCGGATGCTGCAGGATTTGACCGGGGTCGATCCAACGACGATCCCCATGAATGACCCGAAAGTGATGAGCATGTTCAACTCAACGGATGCCCTCGGGGTTACACCGGAACAGATCCGTACCCCGGTTGCCACTTATGGGATCCCGGAGATGGGGACGAAGTTTGTTCGCCAGATGCTGGTGGAATCGCAGCCGTCTTCCTTTGCTGACTTACTGCAAATCTCCGGGCTGTCACACGGAACCGGCGTATGGCTGGGGAATGCTCAGGAATTGATCAAAAACGGAACCTGTAACATCAAAACCGTAATCGGGTGTCGTGACGATATCATGTTGTACCTGATTTATAAAGCGGGGATGGATGCCGGCTTGGCCTTTAAAATTACGGAGAGCGTCCGTAAAGGGAAAGGGTTGACGCCGGAATGGATCGAGGAAATGAAAAAGTGTAAAGTACCGCAATGGTACATCGATTCCTGCTTGAAGATCCAGTACATGTTCCCGAAGGCGCACGCCGCTGCCTACGTTATCTCCGCGGTGCGGACCGCATATTTCAAGCTGTATTATCCGATCGAATATTATGCGACGTATTTCTCGGTCCGCGGTGAGGACTTTGATATCGAGCTGTGCTGCCAAGGGTATGAGGCGATCTACCGCAAAATTGAAGAGATCGAGCAGAAGGGCTTCCAGGCGCTGCCGAAGGAGAAGAACATGCTGCCGATCTTGGAAATGGCGCTGGAAATGACGGCCCGCGGCTTCCATTTCAAGCCGATCGACCTGTATCGCTCCGACGCTACGAAGTTTATCGTCGACGGCGATTCGCTGATTCCGCCGTTCTCGGCCCTTGCCGGGATTGGGGAGAACGCGGCCAAGAATATCGCTGCAGCGAAAGAGCAAGGCGAATTTCTGTCGATCGAGGACTTCCAGCAGAAATCCAAAGCGAGCAAAACGATCATGGAGCTCCTAGGTTCCATGGGCTGCTTCCGCGGCCTGCCGGAAAGCAATCAATTGTCCTTATTTTAA
- the proS gene encoding proline--tRNA ligase: protein MANEEKQFVTEITPQGVDFSRWYIDVIKKADLMDYSPVRGCIVFKPDGYEIWEHIQAELDRRFKETGHRNAYFPLFIPESFFQKEKEHVEGFNPELPWVTEAAGEKLEERLAIRPTSETMIGHMYEKWIQSYRDLPVLINQWANVVRWEKRTLPFLRTSEFLWQEGHTAHENEQEAREETMRMLEIYRDFVENYLAIPVIVGQKTPSEKFAGAVDTYSIEAMMKDGRAVQAGTSHYLGTNFAKAFDIQYLNRENVREYVHTTSWGVSTRLIGSLIMVHGDDRGLALPPKVAPKQVMIIPIGPPKTWEAVVGRADELFAELKKAGIRVGIDDRADFRPGWKFNEYEMRGVPVRLEIGPRDMENGVCVLVSRISGEKKVVQQDRLVEEVQAMLEQVHQEMYERAKAFREEHFYSVDTLDEMKASIEEKRGFTLAGWCGSEACERTVKEETGATSRNIPFNPQTTKDTCLVCGDPAKHTVVFARAY from the coding sequence ATGGCAAACGAGGAGAAACAATTCGTCACGGAGATTACCCCGCAGGGAGTGGATTTTTCCCGTTGGTATATCGACGTTATCAAAAAAGCGGATCTGATGGATTACTCACCGGTCCGCGGCTGTATCGTATTTAAGCCGGACGGCTATGAAATCTGGGAGCATATCCAAGCCGAGCTGGACCGCCGCTTTAAGGAAACGGGACATCGCAACGCTTATTTTCCGCTGTTTATTCCCGAGAGCTTTTTCCAGAAGGAAAAAGAGCACGTTGAAGGCTTTAACCCAGAACTGCCTTGGGTGACCGAGGCTGCCGGTGAGAAGCTGGAGGAGCGTCTGGCGATCCGTCCGACCTCTGAAACGATGATTGGGCATATGTACGAAAAATGGATCCAATCCTACCGTGATTTGCCGGTGCTGATCAACCAATGGGCGAACGTGGTCCGTTGGGAGAAACGGACGCTGCCATTCCTCCGCACGAGCGAATTCCTGTGGCAGGAAGGCCATACTGCGCACGAGAACGAGCAGGAAGCCCGCGAAGAAACGATGCGCATGCTGGAAATTTACCGCGATTTCGTGGAAAATTATTTGGCGATTCCGGTTATCGTTGGGCAAAAAACGCCGTCCGAGAAGTTCGCCGGGGCGGTCGATACCTATTCGATCGAAGCGATGATGAAGGACGGCCGCGCTGTACAAGCAGGGACTTCGCACTATCTGGGCACTAATTTTGCGAAGGCGTTTGATATTCAATATCTCAACCGCGAGAACGTACGCGAATATGTTCATACGACGTCTTGGGGCGTCAGCACCCGGTTAATCGGCTCGCTTATCATGGTGCACGGCGATGACCGCGGGTTGGCGTTACCGCCGAAGGTCGCGCCGAAGCAGGTTATGATTATTCCAATCGGCCCGCCAAAAACTTGGGAAGCCGTCGTAGGCAGAGCGGACGAGCTGTTCGCCGAGCTGAAGAAAGCGGGCATTCGCGTTGGCATTGATGACCGCGCCGACTTCCGCCCAGGCTGGAAGTTTAACGAATACGAAATGCGCGGTGTACCGGTTCGTCTGGAAATTGGGCCTCGCGATATGGAGAACGGCGTTTGCGTCCTTGTCTCCCGCATCAGCGGCGAGAAGAAGGTAGTTCAACAGGACCGATTGGTCGAAGAGGTTCAGGCAATGCTGGAGCAGGTTCATCAGGAAATGTACGAGCGGGCCAAAGCGTTCCGCGAAGAGCATTTCTACAGTGTCGATACGCTGGATGAAATGAAAGCGAGCATCGAAGAGAAACGCGGCTTCACCCTGGCTGGATGGTGCGGTTCGGAGGCTTGCGAACGCACGGTGAAGGAAGAAACGGGGGCAACCAGCCGCAATATCCCATTTAATCCTCAAACGACGAAGGATACCTGCCTCGTTTGCGGGGATCCAGCGAAACATACCGTTGTTTTTGCCAGAGCCTATTAA
- the rnpM gene encoding RNase P modulator RnpM — protein MKQRKVPLRKCVACQEMMPKKTLIRIVRSPEGEVSIDLTGKKSGRGAYLCGKTECFKLAHKSRALDRALKAPVGNEVYEQLARDFLAVEDEFLAAQARDEDEDE, from the coding sequence ATGAAGCAAAGAAAAGTACCGCTGCGCAAATGCGTAGCTTGCCAGGAAATGATGCCCAAGAAGACGCTGATCCGGATTGTGCGTTCCCCGGAGGGCGAGGTATCGATCGACTTAACGGGCAAAAAGTCGGGCCGCGGCGCTTATCTCTGCGGCAAGACGGAATGCTTTAAGCTCGCTCATAAATCGCGTGCTCTTGATCGGGCGCTCAAAGCTCCGGTTGGTAACGAGGTTTATGAACAGCTCGCTCGTGATTTCTTGGCCGTCGAGGATGAATTCCTTGCTGCTCAGGCTCGAGATGAGGATGAAGATGAGTAA
- a CDS encoding L7Ae/L30e/S12e/Gadd45 family ribosomal protein: MSKAQPLSGLGLAMRAGKLVTGDELVLKSIRSREAKLVIVAGDASANTQKKFRDKCGTYNIPLIIGFDREALGRSVGKPERVVLAITDPGFTEMIRKAILKTSEVEYIE; this comes from the coding sequence ATGAGTAAGGCCCAGCCGTTGTCCGGTCTTGGTCTCGCCATGCGAGCCGGTAAGCTGGTGACAGGGGACGAACTCGTCCTGAAGTCGATTCGTTCAAGAGAAGCCAAGCTCGTCATCGTTGCGGGGGATGCTTCCGCCAATACACAGAAGAAATTCCGGGACAAATGCGGGACCTACAACATCCCGCTGATCATCGGATTTGACCGTGAAGCGCTCGGGAGAAGTGTTGGCAAACCGGAACGGGTTGTTCTGGCGATCACCGATCCAGGGTTTACCGAGATGATCCGCAAAGCGATCTTGAAAACATCGGAGGTGGAGTATATTGAGTAA